One part of the Anguilla anguilla isolate fAngAng1 chromosome 11, fAngAng1.pri, whole genome shotgun sequence genome encodes these proteins:
- the LOC118208014 gene encoding DLA class I histocompatibility antigen, A9/A9 alpha chain-like codes for MERITALILLLQATVTVVNTGSHSIWAFATFIHGQTQFPEFSVLVFVDDLQVLYYDHNIKKLLSRSGPNSTKGVEDIMLLGANIVIEDIYNYMKRPSHHVTLFANHTGGVHVHQKLAGCVLDNDKPSPVMMWDAYDGTEAMYFDVHNYTVNPIWSQLIRSTRAAEVFIMDLINIYQPICIQTLKYYLEKEKNIVLRKERPRVRLIQKTCRETGVVMVSCLATGFYPRHINLTMLRDDRPISDEELIFGEVLPNGDGTYQTRRTLSISSEKAREKHRYTCSVTHLALDNKLDINWEPGEDADVAVISSVVVVLVLVLVLIFAIPAFIVYKKRRRGI; via the exons ATGGAACGAATAACTGCTCTTATTCTTCTTTTACAGGCGACAGTAACTGTTGTCAACAcag GTTCACACTCTATCTGGGCGTTTGCAACATTTATTCACGGGCAGACCCAATTCCCAGAATTCAGTGTTTTGGTATTTGTGGATGATCTTCAGGTGCTGTACTATGACCACAACATCAAGAAACTTCTCTCTCGAAGCGGACCAAACTCCACAAAGGGAGTTGAAGATATTATGCTTCTAGGTGCAAACATTGTGATAGAAGACATTTACAATTACATGAAACGTCCATCACATCATGTAACTCTCTTCGCCAATCACACTGGAG gAGTTCATGTTCATCAGAAGCTGGCTGGATGTGTGCTGGACAATGACAAGCCCAGTCCGGTCATGATGTGGGATGCTTATGATGGAACAGAAGCAATGTATTTTGATGTGCATAATTACACAGTCAACCCTATATGGTCACAGCTTATACGGAGCACAAGGGCAGCAGAGGTTTTTATAAtggatttaataaatatttatcagcCTATTTGTATCCAAACATTGAAGTACTatctggagaaagaaaagaacattgtGCTTAGAAAAG AGCGGCCCAGAGTCAGACTAATCCAGAAGACATGTAGGGAGACTGGAGTGGTGATGGTGAGCTGTCTGGCCACTGGCTTCTACCCCCGGCACATCAACCTGACCATGCTGAGAGACGACCGTCCCATCTCAGACGAGGAGCTCATTTTCGGGGAGGTGTTACCCAACGGAGACGGGACGTACCAGACGAGGAGAACCCTTAGTATCAGTTcggagaaagcgagagagaaacaCCGTTACACCTGCTCTGTCACACACCTTGCTCTGGACAACAAGCTGGACATCAACTGGG AACCAGGGGAAGATGCTGATGTTGCAGTCATCAGTTCTGTGGTTGTAGtgctggttctggttctggttctgatcTTTGCCATCCCTGCGTTTATCGTCTATAAGAAGAGACGCAGAG GCATCTAG
- the LOC118208016 gene encoding hereditary hemochromatosis protein homolog isoform X1: protein MERITALLFLLQATVTVVNTGSHSIWAFATLIYGQTQFPEFSVSVFVDDLQVLYYDSNIKKIISRSRPSSTKGVEDIMLLGANIAVEGIYNYMKHPSHHVRLFANHTGGVHVHQRLNGCVLDNDKPSPVMLWDVYDGTEAVHFDMHDRTVNPLWPQLKWTTNEAEIIRMQFIDIYQPICIQILKYYLEKEKNIVLRKERPRVRLIQKTCRETGVVKVSCLATGFYPRHINLTMLRDDRPIPDEELILGEVLPNGDGTYQTRRTLSISSEIEREKHRYTCSVTHLALDNKLDINWESGEGANVAVISSVVVVPVLVLVLIFAILAFIVYKKRRRGI, encoded by the exons ATGGAACGAATAACTgcgcttctttttcttttacaggcGACAGTAACTGTTGTCAACACAG GTTCACACTCAATCTGGGCGTTTGCAACACTTATTTACGGGCAGACCCAATTCCCAGAATTCAGTGTTTCGGTATTTGTGGATGATCTTCAGGTGCTGTACTATGACAGCAACATCAAGAAAATTATCTCTCGAAGTCGACCAAGCTCCACAAAGGGAGTTGAAGATATTATGCTTCTAGGTGCAAACATTGCGGTAGAAGGCATTTACAATTACATGAAACATCCATCACATCATGTAAGGCTCTTCGCCAATCACACTGGAG gAGTTCATGTTCATCAGAGGCTGAATGGATGTGTGCTGGACAATGACAAGCCCAGTCCGGTCATGCTGTGGGATGTTTATGATGGAACAGAAGCGGTACATTTTGACATGCATGATCGCACAGTCAACCCTCTATGGCCACAGCTTAAATGGACCACAAATGAAGCAGAGATTATTCGAATGCAGTTTATAGATATTTATCAGCCTATATGTATCCAAATACTGAAGTACTatctggagaaagaaaagaacattgtTCTTAGAAAAG AGCGGCCCAGAGTCAGACTAATCCAGAAGACATGCAGGGAGACTGGAGTGGTGAAGGTGAGCTGTCTGGCCACTGGCTTCTACCCCCGGCACATCAACCTGACCATGCTGAGAGACGACCGTCCCATTCCAGACGAGGAGCTCATTTTGGGGGAGGTGTTACCGAATGGAGACGGGACGTACCAGACGAGGAGAACCCTTAGTATCAGTtcggagatagagagagagaaacaccgTTACACCTGCTCTGTCACACACCTTGCTCTGGACAACAAGCTGGACATCAACTGGG AATCAGGTGAAGGTGCTAATGTTGCAGTCATCAGTTCTGTGGTTGTAGTGccggttctggttctggttctgatcTTTGCCATCCTTGCGTTTATCGTCTATAAGAAGAGACGCAGAG GCATCTAG